The following are encoded in a window of Kitasatospora sp. NBC_01250 genomic DNA:
- the tmpA gene encoding 2-trimethylaminoethylphosphonate dioxygenase, translating into MSDAIASRSLYWLRDNCPCAECRDPRNGQKLFQITDLPAELGISAEIEQDGRREVLWSDGHRSRYPLDWFAAPDRITPEQPATGDRRSEAGKRLWRAADFAAGIPEARWSDYLADPAERAAVLRAVQRLGFAVLREVPTVERQVLEVAASFGYVRQTNYGEIFDVRVEPDPNNLAFTSVAISPHTDNPYRDPVPTLQLLHCLENAAAGGDSGLVDGFQAAALLRAEAPADFEVLTRTLVPFVFRDRDTELRADRPLIGTDPLGRIREVRFNNRSIGRLQLPDAELDAFYTAYRKFAAITLRPELQLDFRLDPGDCLIFDNVRLLHARTAFEQDGRRHLQGCYADLDGLASTLAVLDRRAAALDRIQELFEGAGAAEYLGEAVTQAEHMLQAAALAQREGAPDHLVAAALLHDVGHFFDKDSQGVMTGRQLMEGQDNRHSHTGADWLAQWFAPGVTEPVRLHVSAKRYLCAVEPAYRAGLSAASEYTLQVQGGPMTPEQAAAFAELPGAAEAVAVRRWDDAAKVADADTPGFEHFRPLLARLLD; encoded by the coding sequence ATGTCTGACGCCATCGCGTCGCGCTCCCTGTACTGGCTGCGCGACAACTGCCCGTGCGCCGAGTGCCGCGACCCGCGCAACGGCCAGAAGCTCTTCCAGATCACCGATCTCCCAGCGGAGTTGGGCATCTCCGCGGAGATCGAGCAGGACGGCCGGCGGGAGGTGCTCTGGTCCGACGGCCACCGCTCGCGCTACCCGCTCGACTGGTTCGCCGCGCCCGACCGGATCACGCCCGAGCAGCCCGCCACCGGCGACCGCCGCAGCGAGGCGGGCAAGCGGCTCTGGCGGGCCGCCGACTTCGCCGCCGGGATCCCCGAGGCACGCTGGAGCGACTACCTGGCCGACCCCGCCGAGCGGGCCGCGGTGCTGCGCGCCGTGCAGCGGCTCGGCTTCGCGGTGCTGCGCGAAGTACCCACCGTGGAGCGGCAGGTGCTTGAGGTCGCGGCGAGCTTCGGCTACGTCCGGCAGACCAACTACGGCGAGATCTTCGACGTCCGGGTCGAGCCCGACCCCAACAACCTCGCCTTCACCAGCGTGGCGATCAGCCCGCACACCGACAACCCCTACCGCGACCCGGTGCCCACCCTGCAACTGCTGCACTGCCTGGAGAACGCCGCGGCCGGCGGTGACTCGGGCCTGGTCGACGGCTTCCAGGCCGCCGCACTGCTGCGCGCCGAGGCCCCGGCCGACTTCGAGGTGCTGACCCGCACCCTGGTGCCGTTCGTCTTCCGCGACCGCGACACCGAGCTGCGCGCGGACCGGCCGCTGATCGGGACCGACCCGCTGGGGCGGATCCGCGAGGTGCGGTTCAACAACCGCTCGATCGGCCGACTCCAGCTGCCCGACGCCGAGTTGGACGCCTTCTACACCGCCTACCGGAAGTTCGCCGCGATCACCCTGCGCCCCGAGCTGCAGCTGGACTTCCGGCTCGACCCAGGCGACTGCCTGATCTTCGACAACGTCCGTCTGCTGCACGCCCGTACGGCCTTCGAACAGGACGGTCGGCGCCACCTGCAGGGCTGCTACGCCGACCTGGACGGCCTCGCCTCCACCCTCGCCGTACTGGACCGGCGCGCCGCCGCGCTGGACCGGATCCAGGAGCTGTTCGAGGGCGCGGGCGCGGCCGAGTACCTGGGCGAGGCGGTCACCCAGGCCGAGCACATGCTCCAGGCCGCCGCCCTGGCCCAGCGCGAGGGCGCCCCGGACCACCTGGTGGCGGCGGCCCTGCTGCACGATGTCGGCCACTTCTTCGACAAGGACAGCCAGGGCGTGATGACGGGCCGTCAGCTGATGGAGGGCCAGGACAACCGCCACAGCCACACCGGCGCCGACTGGCTGGCCCAGTGGTTCGCCCCCGGGGTCACCGAGCCGGTGCGGCTGCACGTGTCCGCCAAGCGCTACCTGTGCGCGGTCGAGCCCGCCTACCGGGCGGGGCTCTCCGCGGCCTCCGAGTACACCCTGCAGGTGCAGGGCGGCCCGATGACCCCGGAGCAGGCCGCCGCCTTCGCCGAACTGCCGGGCGCAGCAGAGGCGGTGGCGGTGCGGCGGTGGGACGACGCGGCCAAGGTGGCCGACGCGGACACCCCCGGCTTCGAGCACTTCCGGCCGCTGCTCGCCAGGCTGCTGGACTGA
- a CDS encoding GntR family transcriptional regulator produces the protein MQLDGQEVQETPDGGAAGGALYRQVAADLREAITTGAYGEAGRLPAEGALAERYGVSRGTVRQALAVLRADGLVTSRRGTRRVVLGNARVQSFSELLSFTHWARAMGEEPGGRLESLVRRPADAAEREQLRLAPGAEVYVTLRLRTLSGSAVMVERTVYPPHVGVLVAQLPPDVVSHTEHLREHGILFTDADHTIDVVAANAEDAKLLGCRRGAPLLRERRRTTDPTGCPVEWSQDRYLPGTVAFSVHNSMVTSALSRHARAGD, from the coding sequence ATGCAGCTCGACGGGCAGGAGGTGCAGGAGACGCCGGACGGTGGTGCCGCCGGCGGCGCCCTGTACCGCCAGGTCGCGGCCGACCTGCGGGAGGCGATCACCACCGGCGCCTACGGCGAGGCGGGCCGGCTGCCCGCCGAAGGCGCGCTGGCCGAGCGGTACGGCGTCTCGCGCGGCACGGTGCGCCAGGCGCTGGCGGTGCTGCGCGCCGACGGCCTGGTGACCTCGCGGCGCGGCACCCGGCGGGTGGTGCTCGGCAACGCCCGGGTGCAGAGCTTCTCCGAGCTGCTGAGCTTCACCCACTGGGCCCGCGCGATGGGCGAGGAGCCCGGCGGCCGGCTGGAGTCGCTGGTGCGCCGCCCGGCCGACGCCGCCGAGCGCGAGCAGCTGCGCCTCGCGCCGGGCGCCGAGGTCTACGTGACGCTGCGGCTGCGCACCCTGTCGGGCAGCGCGGTGATGGTCGAGCGCACCGTCTACCCGCCGCACGTCGGAGTGCTGGTGGCCCAGCTGCCGCCGGACGTGGTCTCGCACACCGAGCACCTGCGGGAGCACGGCATCCTGTTCACCGACGCCGACCACACCATCGACGTGGTGGCCGCCAACGCCGAGGACGCCAAGCTGCTCGGCTGCCGGCGCGGCGCCCCGCTGCTGCGCGAGCGCCGCCGCACGACCGACCCCACCGGGTGCCCGGTGGAGTGGTCGCAGGACCGCTACCTGCCGGGCACGGTCGCCTTCAGCGTGCACAACTCGATGGTCACCTCGGCGCTCTCGCGGCACGCGCGGGCGGGCGACTGA
- a CDS encoding SCO1860 family LAETG-anchored protein — protein MLSAARPVHRRAAVVLAATALAALPVPAFAATPDTGRASAVTAELSLDVSLLNNAVDVPVDVALNKVQSPAEANGAMLTADVAGVGQSGPIDLVRAEVGKSVTHVDAQGASAAVQLVNANVNVPGLPGSALLGLQALGSSVSCPVDGQPTATVTSPAKLTVLGHSVTLKLDGTTQVSVPGVGEVDIDFSPRSTTSTSAAAAALTVRVALNPLNLNVAKVTGTVTVASVSCQKPTGAGGAPSGSSAPSAPASVSAPSAGPSDSSNPSTPSTPSAAPSGSGPAGAGSSGGPSVGASTGAPSAGGPASTGGSGSSGGSGGAGVPVSGEPVAQLGVGGSGAPSAAASGNPAPSVASGGTSKASGLAFTGAAGTIPALAGGSALVVVGVATVLLARRRRAAHRR, from the coding sequence GTGCTGTCCGCTGCCCGTCCCGTCCACCGCCGCGCCGCCGTCGTGCTGGCCGCCACCGCCCTCGCGGCGCTGCCGGTCCCGGCCTTCGCCGCCACCCCCGACACTGGTCGGGCCAGTGCGGTGACCGCCGAACTCAGCCTCGACGTCAGCCTGTTGAACAATGCGGTGGACGTGCCGGTGGACGTCGCGCTGAACAAGGTGCAGTCCCCGGCCGAGGCGAACGGCGCGATGCTCACCGCGGACGTCGCCGGGGTCGGGCAGTCCGGGCCGATCGACCTGGTGCGGGCCGAGGTCGGCAAGTCGGTCACCCATGTCGACGCCCAAGGCGCCAGCGCCGCTGTCCAGTTGGTCAACGCCAACGTGAACGTCCCCGGTCTGCCCGGCAGCGCGCTGCTCGGACTGCAGGCGCTCGGCAGCTCGGTGAGCTGCCCGGTGGACGGCCAGCCGACCGCCACGGTGACCTCGCCCGCCAAGCTCACCGTGCTGGGCCACTCGGTCACCTTGAAGCTGGACGGGACGACCCAGGTGAGTGTGCCCGGGGTCGGCGAGGTCGACATCGACTTCTCGCCACGCAGCACCACCTCCACCTCTGCGGCGGCTGCCGCGCTCACCGTGCGGGTGGCCCTGAACCCGCTGAACCTCAACGTCGCCAAGGTGACGGGGACGGTCACGGTGGCGTCGGTGAGCTGCCAGAAGCCGACCGGGGCGGGCGGGGCGCCGTCCGGCTCGTCCGCGCCGTCCGCGCCCGCCTCGGTGAGCGCGCCGTCCGCGGGCCCCTCGGACTCGTCCAACCCGTCCACCCCGTCCACCCCGTCCGCCGCGCCGTCCGGGTCCGGGCCGGCGGGGGCCGGGTCCTCGGGCGGTCCGTCGGTGGGCGCCTCCACGGGCGCGCCGTCGGCGGGTGGCCCGGCGAGCACCGGCGGCTCCGGCAGCTCCGGCGGCTCCGGTGGCGCCGGGGTGCCGGTGAGCGGTGAGCCCGTTGCCCAGCTCGGCGTCGGCGGCTCGGGTGCCCCGAGCGCGGCCGCCTCCGGCAACCCGGCCCCGAGCGTGGCGTCCGGCGGGACCTCGAAGGCCTCCGGCCTTGCCTTCACCGGCGCGGCCGGCACCATCCCGGCGCTCGCCGGCGGCAGTGCGCTGGTGGTGGTCGGGGTGGCCACCGTCCTGCTGGCCCGCCGTCGTCGGGCCGCGCACCGCCGCTGA
- the glnII gene encoding glutamine synthetase — translation MAIKAEYIWIDGTQPTAKLRSKTRILANADKLPTWGFDGSSTNQAEGHASDRVLEPVASFPDPIRGGDHILVLCEVNETDGTPHVSNTRALLRPIAERFAAQESIFGIEQEYTFFKGSRPLGFPEGGFPAPQGGYYCGIGAEEVFGREIVELHLDRCLGAGLAICGINAEVMPGQWEFQIGPVDALTASDHLWVARYLLYRTAEEFGIDATLDAKPVRGDWNGAGAHTNFSTKAMREGYDAIITACESLGASQDIVLEHVSQYGDDIQARLTGKHETAPWNVYSYGVSDRGASVRIPWQVEVEKKGYIEDRRPNANVDPYVVTRLLVNTCCSALEKAGQV, via the coding sequence GTGGCAATCAAGGCCGAGTACATCTGGATCGACGGCACGCAGCCGACCGCCAAGCTCCGCTCCAAGACTCGGATCCTGGCCAACGCCGACAAGCTGCCGACCTGGGGCTTCGACGGTTCCTCCACCAACCAGGCCGAGGGCCACGCCTCGGACCGGGTGCTCGAGCCGGTCGCCTCCTTCCCGGACCCGATCCGCGGCGGCGACCACATCCTGGTGCTCTGCGAGGTCAACGAGACGGACGGCACCCCGCACGTCTCCAACACCCGCGCCCTGCTGCGTCCGATCGCCGAGCGGTTCGCCGCGCAGGAGTCGATCTTCGGTATCGAGCAGGAGTACACCTTCTTCAAGGGCTCGCGCCCGCTCGGCTTCCCCGAGGGCGGCTTCCCGGCCCCGCAGGGCGGCTACTACTGCGGGATCGGCGCCGAGGAGGTCTTCGGCCGCGAGATCGTCGAGCTGCACCTGGACCGCTGCCTGGGCGCGGGCCTGGCGATCTGCGGCATCAACGCCGAGGTCATGCCCGGCCAGTGGGAGTTCCAGATCGGCCCGGTCGACGCGCTGACCGCCTCCGACCACCTGTGGGTCGCCCGCTACCTGCTGTACCGCACCGCCGAGGAGTTCGGCATCGACGCCACCCTGGACGCCAAGCCGGTGCGCGGCGACTGGAACGGCGCGGGCGCGCACACCAACTTCTCCACCAAGGCGATGCGCGAGGGCTACGACGCGATCATCACCGCCTGCGAGTCGCTCGGCGCCTCCCAGGACATCGTGCTGGAGCACGTCAGCCAGTACGGCGACGACATCCAGGCCCGCCTGACCGGCAAGCACGAGACCGCCCCGTGGAACGTCTACTCCTACGGCGTCTCGGACCGCGGTGCCTCGGTCCGCATCCCGTGGCAGGTCGAGGTGGAGAAGAAGGGCTACATCGAGGACCGTCGCCCGAACGCCAACGTCGACCCGTACGTGGTGACCCGCCTGCTGGTCAACACCTGCTGCTCCGCGCTGGAGAAGGCCGGCCAGGTCTGA
- a CDS encoding uracil-DNA glycosylase: protein MAPRPLHEIVEPGWAQALQPVAGQVTAMGEFLRGELAAGRTYLPAGPDVLRAFQQPFDQVRVLIMGQDPYPTPGHAVGLSFSVAPQVRPIPGSLINIYREYGQDLGFPPPANGDLTPWTRQGVLLLNRALTTAPGKPAAHRGKGWEQVTEQAIRALVARGTPLVAILWGRDARNLRPLLGSLPAIESAHPSPMSADRGFFGSRPFSRANELLVQQGAQPVDWRLS, encoded by the coding sequence ATGGCACCGCGTCCTCTGCATGAGATCGTCGAACCAGGCTGGGCCCAGGCCCTGCAACCGGTGGCCGGGCAGGTCACCGCCATGGGTGAGTTCCTGCGCGGCGAGCTGGCCGCCGGGCGCACCTACCTGCCGGCCGGGCCCGACGTGCTGCGCGCCTTCCAGCAGCCGTTCGACCAGGTGAGAGTCCTGATCATGGGTCAGGACCCGTACCCGACGCCGGGCCACGCGGTGGGGCTGAGCTTCTCGGTGGCGCCGCAGGTGCGGCCGATCCCGGGCAGCCTGATCAACATCTACCGCGAGTACGGCCAGGACCTCGGCTTCCCGCCGCCCGCCAACGGCGATCTGACGCCGTGGACCCGGCAGGGCGTGCTGCTGCTCAACCGGGCGCTGACCACCGCGCCCGGCAAGCCGGCCGCGCACCGGGGCAAGGGCTGGGAGCAGGTCACCGAGCAGGCGATCCGGGCGCTGGTGGCCCGCGGCACGCCGCTGGTGGCGATCCTGTGGGGGCGGGACGCGCGCAACCTGCGTCCGCTGCTGGGCTCGCTGCCGGCCATCGAGTCGGCGCACCCGAGCCCGATGTCGGCGGACCGCGGCTTCTTCGGCTCGCGGCCGTTCAGCCGGGCCAACGAGCTGCTGGTGCAGCAGGGGGCTCAGCCGGTGGATTGGCGGCTCTCCTGA
- a CDS encoding MFS transporter, giving the protein MTPHTTAVEAPLDAAPAWILPSESLPVESVAVAALPDASALVDAVSTPTSPAALPAGPRRTDRLRARFGGFGGPFWVVIGGTAVNRVGNMVLPFLVFFLGSRHIATDRIPFVLGALGLGGLLGPVLGGLLTDRLGSRAAMVTGMIGTAASQGLLFAAPNLATLTLAAVALGAAGSLHLPGAATLVAGATGPERRRVAFGLFHWSINVGTAVAGAIGGFLAEHGYGLLFALDAATCLGYALLAATLLPRSAGRAADRRAAADGGGYRVVLRDRLLLSLLLPIVLAEGIYAQTEFTLPLAIRDHALPATVFGLAAVVNALLVVTLQPIASVWLVRFDRLRLWSVAIVLVSAGVALTGIADSAWGFALTVVVWSLGEVFASGLYTSIVADLAPADAQGRYQGASGWARGLARLVALVLGSAVYAGLGPAALWWSCAVLGLVGAGLPLLLSRAVRGRTAAAAG; this is encoded by the coding sequence ATGACCCCGCACACCACGGCCGTCGAGGCCCCCCTCGACGCTGCCCCCGCCTGGATCCTCCCCTCCGAATCCCTCCCTGTCGAGTCCGTCGCCGTCGCGGCCCTCCCCGACGCGTCCGCCCTGGTCGACGCCGTCTCCACGCCCACCTCCCCTGCCGCGCTGCCGGCCGGGCCCCGCCGAACCGACCGGCTCCGCGCCCGGTTCGGCGGCTTCGGCGGCCCGTTCTGGGTGGTGATCGGCGGCACGGCGGTGAACCGGGTGGGCAACATGGTGCTGCCATTCCTGGTCTTCTTCCTCGGCTCCCGGCACATCGCCACCGACCGGATCCCCTTCGTGCTGGGCGCGCTCGGGCTCGGCGGGCTGCTCGGCCCGGTGCTCGGCGGGCTGCTGACCGACCGCCTCGGCAGCCGCGCCGCGATGGTCACCGGGATGATCGGCACGGCCGCCTCGCAGGGCCTGCTCTTCGCCGCTCCGAACCTGGCCACCCTCACGCTGGCGGCGGTGGCCCTGGGCGCGGCGGGCAGCCTGCACCTGCCCGGCGCCGCCACGCTGGTGGCCGGCGCGACCGGGCCCGAGCGGCGGCGGGTCGCGTTCGGGCTGTTCCACTGGTCGATCAACGTCGGTACGGCGGTGGCGGGTGCGATCGGCGGGTTCCTGGCCGAGCACGGCTACGGGTTGCTCTTCGCGCTCGACGCGGCCACCTGCCTGGGCTACGCCCTGTTGGCGGCCACCCTGCTGCCGCGCTCGGCGGGGCGGGCCGCGGACCGGCGGGCGGCCGCGGACGGCGGCGGCTACCGGGTCGTGCTGCGCGACCGGCTGCTGCTCTCCCTGCTGCTGCCCATCGTGCTGGCCGAAGGCATCTACGCGCAGACCGAGTTCACGCTGCCGCTGGCGATCCGCGACCACGCCCTGCCGGCCACCGTCTTCGGTCTGGCGGCCGTGGTCAACGCGCTGCTGGTGGTGACGCTGCAGCCGATCGCCTCGGTCTGGCTGGTCCGCTTCGACCGGCTCCGGCTCTGGTCGGTGGCCATCGTGCTGGTGAGTGCTGGCGTCGCGCTGACCGGGATCGCGGACAGCGCCTGGGGGTTCGCGCTGACGGTGGTGGTGTGGAGCCTGGGCGAGGTCTTCGCCAGCGGGCTCTACACCTCGATCGTCGCCGACCTGGCACCGGCCGACGCCCAGGGCCGCTACCAGGGCGCCTCGGGGTGGGCCCGCGGTCTGGCCCGGCTCGTCGCCCTGGTGCTGGGCTCGGCGGTCTACGCGGGCCTGGGTCCGGCGGCGCTCTGGTGGAGCTGCGCGGTGCTCGGCCTGGTGGGGGCGGGGCTGCCGCTCCTGCTCTCCCGGGCGGTGCGCGGCCGCACCGCGGCGGCCGCCGGATGA
- a CDS encoding FAD-binding oxidoreductase, whose translation MTSSPALSGADLSRAATGAAAALRAALAGEVLMAADPGYREARQLWNAAVDHRPAVLARCTGEPDVVAAVRIAREHGLPLSVRGGGHDWAGRALREGGVVLDLSGLREVTVDPASGTAEVQGGVRAGDVIGAAQAHGFAPVTGTVKAVGVTGLTLGGGYGLLAGAHGLACDNLLSARVVLADGRAVTASPEENPDLFWALRGGGGNFGVLTSLRLRVHPLTTVTSGLLLYPLERAAAVLRHHAEIVAEAPDELTVMAGFFAVPDAEPLAFLLPLWAGEPAAAAPWASLLAKLGGAVAGEFTQVPYLQVAGLFDDSVANGRHTEMRTRWLPALGEESIAVLTEAAARMAAPYSGIFLHHFHGAASRVPPADTAFGLRQDHLLVEIAASWAPGDIAGEAHRQWARRLSADLAGHALPGGYPNLMGADESERALLGFGANAERLLAVKRRFDPAAVFSGVPALPAGNG comes from the coding sequence ATGACCAGCTCCCCCGCCCTGTCCGGCGCCGACCTGTCGAGAGCGGCCACCGGGGCCGCCGCCGCCCTGCGAGCCGCGCTCGCCGGAGAGGTCCTGATGGCCGCCGACCCCGGTTACCGGGAGGCCCGGCAGCTCTGGAACGCCGCGGTGGACCACCGGCCCGCGGTGCTCGCCCGCTGCACCGGCGAGCCGGACGTGGTGGCCGCGGTGCGGATCGCCCGCGAGCATGGTCTGCCGCTCTCGGTGCGCGGCGGCGGCCACGACTGGGCCGGGCGCGCGCTGCGCGAGGGCGGGGTGGTGCTCGACCTGTCCGGGCTGCGCGAGGTGACGGTGGATCCGGCGAGCGGCACCGCCGAGGTGCAGGGCGGGGTACGGGCCGGGGACGTGATCGGCGCGGCACAGGCGCACGGCTTCGCGCCGGTGACCGGCACGGTCAAGGCGGTCGGCGTGACGGGGCTGACCCTGGGCGGCGGTTACGGGCTGCTCGCCGGTGCGCACGGGCTGGCCTGCGACAACCTGCTGAGCGCCCGGGTGGTGCTGGCCGACGGCCGCGCGGTGACCGCGAGCCCCGAGGAGAACCCGGACCTGTTCTGGGCGCTGCGCGGCGGCGGCGGCAACTTCGGCGTGCTGACCTCGCTGCGCCTCCGGGTGCACCCGCTCACCACGGTGACCAGCGGCCTGCTGCTCTACCCGCTGGAGCGGGCGGCAGCCGTGCTGCGCCACCACGCCGAGATCGTCGCCGAGGCGCCGGACGAACTCACCGTGATGGCGGGCTTCTTCGCGGTGCCGGACGCCGAGCCGCTGGCCTTCCTGCTGCCGCTCTGGGCCGGCGAGCCGGCCGCCGCCGCACCCTGGGCCTCACTGCTGGCGAAGCTGGGCGGCGCGGTGGCCGGGGAGTTCACCCAGGTGCCCTACCTCCAGGTGGCCGGCCTCTTCGACGACAGCGTCGCGAACGGCCGGCACACCGAGATGCGCACCCGCTGGCTGCCCGCGCTGGGCGAGGAGTCCATCGCCGTGCTGACCGAGGCCGCCGCCCGGATGGCGGCGCCGTACTCCGGGATCTTCCTGCACCACTTCCACGGCGCGGCGAGCCGGGTGCCGCCGGCCGACACCGCCTTCGGACTGCGCCAGGACCACCTGCTGGTGGAGATCGCGGCCTCCTGGGCGCCGGGCGACATCGCGGGCGAGGCGCACCGGCAGTGGGCCCGCCGGCTCTCCGCGGACCTGGCCGGGCACGCGCTGCCGGGCGGCTACCCCAACCTGATGGGCGCGGACGAGAGCGAGCGCGCGCTGCTCGGCTTCGGGGCCAACGCCGAGCGGCTGCTGGCCGTCAAGCGCCGCTTCGACCCGGCGGCCGTCTTCTCCGGCGTGCCCGCCCTGCCGGCCGGCAACGGCTGA
- a CDS encoding ABC transporter substrate-binding protein — protein sequence MTVHRARAAAFAAVLTAAALSLTACGSASSSSTASSGGKDAKTATSAADFGGMDALVAAAKKEGNLHVITLPRDWANYGTLMDGFTKKYGIKIEDENPDGSSQDEINAITSRKGQNRAPDVVDLGSAFAISGTQQGLFAPYKVAGFDQIPASMKDANGNTYNDYGGYISIGCDAKKVNPCPQTFADLLNPAYKGMVALNGNPTKANAALSAVWAASLANGGSLDNIQPGIDFFGKLKQIGNFNPVEATSATVQNGETPITIDWSYLNTGYTSQYASKGIDWKVSIPSDGSFAQYYNQAINKDAPHPAAARLWEEYLYSAEGQNGFLGGYATPALFDSMKTAGTLDATAVAKLPNIAKPFTTFPSQSQQDAAKTAITSNWAKAIGG from the coding sequence GTGACCGTGCACCGTGCCCGTGCCGCCGCCTTCGCGGCGGTGCTGACCGCCGCCGCGCTCTCCCTCACCGCCTGCGGTTCCGCCAGCAGCTCCTCGACCGCGAGCAGCGGCGGCAAGGACGCGAAGACCGCCACCTCGGCCGCCGACTTCGGCGGCATGGACGCGCTGGTCGCCGCCGCCAAGAAGGAGGGGAACCTGCACGTCATCACCCTCCCGCGGGACTGGGCCAACTACGGCACCCTGATGGACGGCTTCACCAAGAAGTACGGCATCAAGATCGAGGACGAGAACCCGGACGGCTCCAGCCAGGACGAGATCAACGCGATCACCTCCCGCAAGGGCCAGAACCGCGCGCCCGACGTGGTCGACCTGGGCAGCGCCTTCGCGATCTCCGGCACCCAGCAGGGCCTGTTCGCGCCGTACAAGGTCGCGGGCTTCGACCAGATCCCGGCCTCCATGAAGGACGCCAACGGCAACACCTACAACGACTACGGCGGCTACATCTCGATCGGCTGCGACGCCAAGAAGGTCAACCCCTGCCCGCAGACCTTCGCGGACCTGCTGAACCCGGCCTACAAGGGCATGGTCGCCCTCAACGGCAACCCGACCAAGGCCAACGCCGCGCTCAGCGCCGTCTGGGCGGCCTCGCTGGCCAACGGCGGTTCGCTGGACAACATCCAGCCCGGCATCGACTTCTTCGGCAAGCTGAAGCAGATCGGCAACTTCAACCCGGTCGAGGCCACCTCCGCCACCGTGCAGAACGGCGAGACCCCGATCACCATCGACTGGTCGTACCTGAACACCGGCTACACCAGCCAGTACGCCAGCAAGGGCATCGACTGGAAGGTCTCGATCCCCTCGGACGGCAGCTTCGCCCAGTACTACAACCAGGCGATCAACAAGGACGCGCCGCACCCGGCCGCCGCCCGCCTGTGGGAGGAGTACCTCTACAGCGCCGAGGGCCAGAACGGCTTCCTGGGCGGCTACGCCACCCCGGCCCTGTTCGACTCGATGAAGACCGCCGGCACCCTGGACGCGACCGCCGTCGCCAAGCTGCCGAACATCGCCAAGCCGTTCACCACCTTCCCGTCCCAGTCGCAGCAGGACGCCGCCAAGACGGCCATCACGTCCAACTGGGCCAAGGCCATCGGGGGCTGA
- a CDS encoding amidohydrolase family protein has translation MTDGAVLHITGRVLVGPDEVRDELWVLDGRVTYQRPAGARDVRTVHGWVLPGLVDAHCHVGLDAHGAVDEATSEKQALTDLGAGTLLIRDAGSAADTRWIDEREDLPKIIRAGRHIARTRRYLRNYAHEIEPGDLTAYVVQEARRGDGWVKLVGDWIDRERGDLAACWPGDALREAIAAAHAEGARVTAHCFAAESLPDLLAAGIDCVEHATGLTEELIPVFAERSVAIVPTLVNIATFPSLAAGGEAKFPAWAAHLRRLHERRYDTVGAAHDAGVPIYVGTDAGGSLAHGLVAAEVAELVKAGLSATEALSAASWGARAWLGRDALSEGAPADLVVYAEDPRADVRVLADPQLVVLRGRPLG, from the coding sequence ATGACGGATGGCGCGGTGCTGCACATCACGGGCCGGGTGCTGGTCGGCCCCGACGAGGTCCGGGACGAACTCTGGGTGCTCGACGGCCGGGTGACCTACCAGCGGCCCGCGGGCGCCCGCGACGTCCGCACGGTGCACGGCTGGGTGCTGCCCGGCCTGGTGGACGCGCACTGCCACGTCGGCCTGGACGCGCACGGCGCGGTGGACGAGGCGACCAGCGAGAAGCAGGCACTGACCGATCTCGGCGCGGGCACCCTGCTGATCCGCGACGCCGGCTCGGCCGCCGACACCCGCTGGATCGACGAGCGCGAGGACCTGCCGAAAATCATCCGGGCCGGCCGGCACATCGCCCGCACCCGCCGCTATCTGCGCAATTACGCGCACGAGATCGAGCCCGGCGATCTGACCGCCTACGTGGTCCAGGAGGCCCGCCGCGGTGACGGCTGGGTCAAGCTGGTCGGCGACTGGATCGACCGCGAGCGCGGCGACCTGGCCGCCTGCTGGCCCGGCGACGCGCTGCGCGAGGCGATCGCGGCGGCGCACGCCGAGGGCGCGCGGGTCACCGCGCACTGCTTTGCGGCCGAGTCGCTGCCCGACCTGCTGGCGGCCGGCATCGACTGCGTCGAGCACGCCACCGGCCTGACCGAGGAGTTGATCCCGGTCTTCGCCGAGCGCTCGGTGGCGATCGTGCCGACGCTGGTCAACATCGCGACCTTCCCGAGCCTGGCGGCCGGCGGCGAGGCCAAGTTCCCCGCCTGGGCGGCCCACCTGCGCCGCCTGCACGAGCGCCGCTACGACACGGTGGGCGCCGCGCACGACGCGGGCGTGCCGATCTACGTCGGCACCGACGCGGGCGGCTCGCTGGCCCACGGCCTGGTCGCGGCCGAGGTGGCCGAGCTGGTCAAGGCCGGGCTGAGCGCCACCGAGGCGCTCTCGGCGGCCAGTTGGGGAGCGCGGGCCTGGCTCGGCCGGGACGCGCTGAGCGAGGGGGCACCGGCCGACCTGGTGGTCTACGCCGAGGACCCGCGCGCGGACGTGCGGGTGCTGGCCGACCCGCAGCTGGTGGTGCTGCGCGGCCGGCCGTTGGGCTGA